The following coding sequences lie in one Desulfonatronum thioautotrophicum genomic window:
- a CDS encoding transposase, with product MSRTALDGFPLQDTEKDHLMATVARLCKVYFVDLLGFCLMGNHFHLVVRMNPSDDLNDEDITERYKLLYGKESRIIPCQINDFRNRLTSLGDFMKDIKQGFTRLNAA from the coding sequence ATGTCCCGCACCGCCCTGGACGGCTTCCCGCTCCAGGACACCGAGAAAGACCACCTGATGGCCACGGTTGCCAGGCTGTGTAAGGTCTATTTCGTTGATCTGCTTGGCTTTTGTTTGATGGGTAACCATTTTCATTTGGTTGTCCGGATGAATCCGTCAGATGACCTGAATGACGAGGACATCACCGAGCGTTACAAGCTGCTCTACGGCAAGGAATCCAGGATCATTCCCTGCCAGATCAACGACTTCCGCAACCGCCTGACCAGCCTCGGTGACTTTATGAAGGACATCAAGCAGGGCTTCACCCGGTTAAATGCTGCGTAG
- a CDS encoding Arm DNA-binding domain-containing protein: protein MPKVNLKPAFVISPPLPKDGKAKVDYFDMNLGGFLLEVRSTGTATYYLRYRDKGGQIRLVKLGTPESITLEGARTRAKALKSQTVIGFDPKRELEKMKAVPLFRDFVENQYLPYAKTYKRSWVQDQRLIEKRMIRLWKTNGARFILLTSAAPSVTHLFTPQTPDQGVSDGPHSSLCPSRPS from the coding sequence ATGCCCAAGGTCAATTTGAAACCGGCGTTTGTGATCAGTCCGCCATTGCCGAAGGACGGGAAAGCCAAGGTGGATTATTTCGACATGAACCTCGGCGGGTTTTTGCTGGAGGTACGCAGCACCGGTACAGCCACCTATTATCTCCGGTACCGCGACAAAGGGGGTCAAATTCGGCTGGTGAAACTCGGCACCCCTGAGTCCATTACCCTGGAGGGAGCCAGAACCAGGGCAAAGGCATTGAAAAGCCAGACTGTGATTGGCTTTGATCCCAAGAGGGAGCTGGAAAAGATGAAGGCCGTACCGTTGTTTCGTGATTTCGTGGAAAACCAATACCTCCCCTATGCCAAAACCTACAAACGCAGCTGGGTGCAGGATCAGAGGCTGATCGAGAAACGGATGATCCGGCTTTGGAAAACAAATGGTGCCAGGTTTATTTTGTTGACTTCCGCTGCCCCGTCCGTTACCCATCTCTTCACCCCTCAAACCCCAGACCAAGGAGTCTCTGATGGGCCGCATTCCTCGCTTTGTCCGTCACGACCCAGTTAA